Genomic window (Bacillus vallismortis):
TTAAAACGGTTGATCCAATGTTTTAGACGTGAGTGCAGTCCATTAACATTTGAATAAGTACAAACCTTTAATAACGTCTTACCATCATTAAATTTAATACGGTAATGTTCTATCACTTTTTCCTTTGCATAGTTTTATAGGCTCTCCAAGCATCTGTAACAAGAACACCTTGCCTGTTTTGCTTTGGATGCTGCATCCTCTTTCTTCTTGAGATAGAGGGTGTTTTATTCATTCCGCGGTTTATTGACTCGAACCCCGTCTGGCTTTATATTGAAGGCAGGGAAATCATCACCAAGACATCACATAAGAGAAGGTCTGTTTCAATTGAATTGGCACTTTAGTGAACGCTAATGAAATGGAGATGATGGGGATGGAAAACATTCAGCAACATCAGGGATTAAAGCAAAAAGATGAGCAATTTGTGTGGCATGCCATGAAGGGAGCGCATCAAGCGGACAGCCTGATTGCCCAAAAGGCCGAGGGGGCTTGGGTGACCGATATAGACGGACGCCGTTATTTGGACGCGATGTCAGGATTGTGGTGCGTCAATATAGGTTACGGCAGAACGGAGCTTGCTGAGGCTGCCTATGAGCAATTAAAGGAGCTTCCATATTACCCGTTAACGCAAAGTCACGCACCGGCAATTCAACTGGCGGAAAAGCTGAATGAATGGCTCGGCGGCGATTATGTCATCTTTTTTTCCAACAGCGGATCGGAAGCAAACGAAACTGCTTTTAAAATCGCCCGCCAGTACCATCTGCAAAACGGCGGCCACAGCCGTTATAAATTCATCTCGAGATACAGGGCATACCACGGCAATACATTGGGAGCGCTTTCGGCTACCGGGCAGGCGCAGCGGAAATATAAATACGAGCCTTTAAGCCAGGGGTTCCTGCATGCAGCCCCGCCAGATGTATACCGGAACCCGGAGGATGCCGACACGCTTGAAAGCGCAAATGAAATTGACCGCATCATGACATGGGAATTAAGCGAAACGATTGCCGGGGTCATCATGGAGCCTATCATAACAGGCGGGGGCATCCTAATGCCGCCGGACGGATATATGAAGAGGGTGGAGGATATTTGCCGCCGCCACGGCGCTCTTTTGATTTGCGATGAAGTCATTTGCGGGTTTGGACGGACAGGCGAGCCGTTCGGATTTATGCACTACGGCGTGAAGCCTGATATCATTACGATGGCAAAGGGAATCACAAGCGCGTATCTGCCATTGTCAGCGACTGCTGTTAAACGGGATATTTTCGAAGCGTATCAGGGGGAAGCGCCTTACGACCGTTTCCGTCACGTGAACACGTTCGGCGGAAGCCCGGCTGCCTGTGCAGTGGCGTTGAAAAACCTGCAAATTATGGAGGACGAACAGCTGACTCAGCGATCCCGCGACCTTGGGGCAAAGCTTTTGGGTGAGCTTCAGGTTTTGCGAGAACACCCGGCAGTCGGAGATGTAAGAGGAAAAGGGCTGCTGATCGGAATCGAGCTCGTCAAAGACCAATTGACAAAAGAGCCGGCAGATGTCGACAAAGTAAACCAAGTGGTTGCAGCGTGCAAAGAAAAAGGGCTGATCATCGGCAAAAACGGGGATACAGTCGCCGGCTACAACAACGTCATCCAGCTCGCGCCGCCATTTTGCCTGACAGAAGAGGACCTTTCCTTTATCGTGAAAACGGTGAAAGAAAGCTTTCAAACGATGTAATATAAAAGTGATTTATTAAAGGAGCACATGATGAGTTTTCACAATCAGCCGATTTTACCGGCTATACGAAATATGAAACAATTTGATGAGTTTTTGAACAGTTCATTTTCCTACGGTGTTATTCTTGATATTCATCTCGGCCAGCTGAAAGGCGTGATCAGAGAAGCGCAAAAGCACGGAAAGAACATGATGGTGCACGTCGATCTCATTCAAGGGATCAAGCATGACGAATACGGAGCAGAGTTTATTTGCCAGGACATCAAGCCTGCCGGGATTATTTCAACAAGGTCAAGCGTGATTGCCAAAGCGAAGCAGAAGAAAATTTATGCGATTCAGCGCCTCTTTCTGCTTGATACAAGCGCGATGGAGAAAAGCATGGAGTTTGTCGGCAAGCATAAACCTGACTTCATTGAAGTGCTGCCAGGCATCGTTCCGTCACTCATTCAAGAAATAAAAGAGAAAACGGGGATTCCTATCTTTGCCGGCGGTTTCATCCGTACGGAAGAGGATGTGGAACGGGCCTTGAAAGCGGGGGCTGTGGCCGTCACAACATCAAACACCAAATTATGGAAGAAATATGAAAACTTTTTGACAGAAATTGATTGACACCGCTTACATCAACTGATACAATTGCACTAGGTTAATACATTGTGATGGAGAACTCGGAGACCACAGCAGCTCTTTACGGTACATGTCTATGCACCAGTAAAGCGGTTTGTTGTGGTTTTTTTATTCTCTTCTTCTCTATCATACTGTTAATCGTGACTTTAGGAGGAATGTGCTATGACAGCATTTTGGGGAGAAGTCATCGGTACGATGCTGCTGATCATTTTTGGGGCAGGTGTTTGTGCGGGTGTCAATTTAAAGAAATCGCTTTCATTCCAGTCTGGCTGGATTGTTATTGTATTCGGGTGGGGATTGGGTGTTGCCATGGCTGCATATGCGGTTGGCGGCATCAGCGGAGCCCATTTGAATCCGGCGCTAACGATAGCGCTTGCATTTGTTGGAGATTTTCCATGGAAAGAGGTTCCGGTTTATATTGCGGCGCAAATGATTGGGGCGATCATCGGTGCGGTGATAATCTATCTGCATTACCTTCCGCATTGGAAGTCAACGGAAGATCCCGCTGCCAAGCTGGGTGTTTTCTCAACAGGACCCAGCATTCCGCATACATTTTCAAACGTTTTAAGTGAAGTGATCGGGACATTTGTCCTTGTGCTTGGCATCTTGTCCATTGGGGCAAATCAATTTACAGAAGGGCTTAATCCTTTAATCGTCGGTTTTCTCATTGTGGCGATCGGTATCTCTCTTGGAGGCACCACCGGCTATGCGATTAATCCGGCCCGCGACTTAGGTCCGCGGATTGCCCACGCTTTTCTTCCGATTCCGGGGAAGGGCCCATCAAACTGGAAGTACGCATGGATACCGGTAGTCGGTCCCATTTTAGGCGGATCGTTCGGCGGCGTATTTTACAACGCTGCATTTAAAGGGCATATCACAAGCAGTTTCTGGATTGTAAGCGTTATATTGGTTGTGTTATTGTTAGGACTCTATGGCTATACGAAAACACATTCAGCTAAAACATTATCAAATTCAAAATATATTTAATCAAAGGGGAGACATCTTATGGAAACATACATTTTATCCTTAGATCAAGGGACGACAAGTTCAAGAGCGATTCTCTTTAATAAAGAAGGCAAAATCGTTCACTCTGCTCAAAAGGAGTTTACACAATACTTCCCGCATCCAGGATGGGTTGAGCATAATGCGAATGAAATTTGGGGCTCTGTCCTCGCTGTTATCGCATCAGTGATTTCTGAATCAGGGATCAGCGCCTCTCAAATTGCCGGCATCGGTATTACGAACCAGCGTGAGACGGCGGTTGTGTGGGATAAAGATACAGGAAAGCCTGTCTATAATGCGATCGTTTGGCAGTCCAGACAGACGTCCGGCATTTGTGAGGAGCTTCGTGAAAAAGGACATAATGATGTATTCAGAGAAAAAACGGGGCTTTTAATCGATCCGTATTTCTCCGGCACGAAGGTAAAATGGATTTTAGACAATGTGGAAGGCGCGAGAGAAAAAGCGGAAAAAGGCGAGCTGATGTTTGGAACGATTGATACATGGCTCATTTGGAAAATGTCCGGCGGGAAAGCGCATGTGACCGATTACTCCAATGCGTCCAGAACGCTGATGTTTAATATTTACGATTTGAAATGGGATGATGAACTGTTAGACATTCTGGACGTACCGAAATCCATGCTTCCTGAGGTGAAGCCGTCCTCCCATGTGTATGGGGAAACTGTTGATTATCACTTCTTCGGAAAAAACATCCCGATTGCGGGAGCGGCAGGCGACCAGCAGTCCGCACTGTTTGGCCAGGCGTGCTTTGAAGAAGGCATGGGGAAAAACACGTACGGCACAGGATGTTTCATGCTGATGAATACAGGGGAAAAAGCAATTAAGTCCGAACACGGGCTTTTGACGACAATCGCATGGGGCATCGACGGAAAAGTTGAATATGCTTTAGAAGGAAGTATTTTTGTCGCAGGCTCTGCCATCCAATGGCTCAGAGACGGATTGAGAATGTTCAAAGATTCCTCGCTAAGCGAATCTTACGCAGAGAAAGTGGATTCAACTGACGGCGTATATGTTGTTCCCGCATTTGTCGGCTTGGGAACGCCTTACTGGGACAGCGACGTGCGCGGTTCGGTTTTCGGCCTGACAAGAGGCACAACAAAAGAGCATTTTATCCGCGCGACACTGGAGGCATTGGCTTATCAGACAAAAGATGTGCTTGATGCAATGGAAGCTGATTCAAACATTTCATTAAAGACGCTTCGTGTAGACGGAGGCGCCGTGAAAAATAATTTCCTGATGCAGTTCCAAGGAGATCTTCTGAATGTGCCTGTGGAGCGTCCGGAAATTAATGAAACAACTGCGCTTGGCGCGGCCTATTTGGCAGGTATTGCTGTGGGATTCTGGAAGGACCGTTCTGAAATCGCGAACCAGTGGAATCTGGATAAACGGTTTGAACCTGATTTTGAAGAAGAAAAACGAAATGAGCTGTATACAGGCTGGCAAAAAGCCGTAAAAGCAGCTATGGCTTTTAAATAGAATAAGAGTATGATATAATGGTTACAAGTTAATAAGAACGGTCCTGAGATGAGGAGAGACCACAGCACCAAAGTGTAAGTATGCACTTTGGATGTTGTGGTCTCTTTTTCTATTTACACACCGTGACAACAAGGAGGAGCAATAATGAAACATCAATTTTCAAGTCTGGAAAGAGATCGCATGCTGACAGACATGACGAAAAAAACATACGATCTATTTATTATCGGCGGAGGAATTACAGGAGCGGGAACAGCTCTTGACGCGGCATCAAGGGGAATGAAGGTCGCGCTCAGTGAAATGCAGGATTTTGCGGCGGGAACATCAAGCCGATCAACGAAGCTTGTTCATGGAGGCTTGCGCTATTTAAAACAATTTGAAGTGAAAATGGTTGCCGAGGTAGGGAAAGAACGGGCGATTGTTTATGAAAACGGCCCGCACGTCACTACACCGGAATGGATGCTGCTTCCGTTTCATAAAGGCGGCACATTCGGTTCGTTTACAACATCCATCGGTTTAAGAGTTTATGACTTCTTAGCAGGCGTGAAAAAATCAGAACGAAGAAGCATGCTTTCAGCAAAGGAAACGCTGCAAAAAGAGCCATTGGTGAAAAAAGACGGCTTAAAAGGCGGCGGGTACTACGTGGAATACCGCACTGACGACGCGAGACTGACAATCGAAGTCATGAAGGAAGCGGTGAAATTCGGAGCAGAGCCTGTGAATTATTCGAAAGTGAAGGAGCTTCTTTACGAAAAAGGCAAAGCAGTCGGCGTATTAATTGAGGATATGCTGACAAAGAAAGAATATAAAGTGTACGCGAAAAAAATTGTCAATGCGACAGGCCCTTGGGTCGATCAGCTCAGAGAAAAAGATCATTCGAATAACGGAAAGCATTTGCAGCATACGAAAGGCATTCACCTTGTATTTGACCAGTCTGTTTTTCCGCTGAAACAGGCGGTATATTTCGATACGCCTGACGGCCGTATGGTATTTGCGATTCCTCGTGAAGGAAAAACATACGTGGGGACAACAGACACCGTTTACAAAGAGGCGCTGGAGCATCCACGAATGACAACGGAGGATCGCGATTACGTCATCAGTTCAATCAATTACATGTTCCCAGAGCTGAAAATCACAGTGAATGACATCGAATCCAGCTGGGCGGGGCTGCGACCGCTGATTCATGAAGAAGGCAAAGACCCTTCTGAAATTTCACGGAAAGACGAGATTTGGACATCTGACTCAGGTTTAATCACCATCGCCGGCGGAAAACTGACCGGATACAGAAAAATGGCGGAGCATATCGTCGATCTTGTGAATGATCGCTTAAAAGAAGAAGGCGAAAAGGATTTCGGGCCATGTAAAACGAAAAACATGCCAATCTCAGGGGGACACGTCGGCGGTTCGAAAAATCTCATATCCTTTGTCACCGCGAAAACGAAAGAAGGAATCGCAGCCGGCTTATCAGAAAAAGACGCAAAACAGCTGGCGATCAGATACGGCTCCAACGTAGAGCGAGTTTTTAACCGAGTGGAAGCGCTGAAAGATGAGGCTGCGAAACGCCACATTCCGGTTCATATTCTTGCTGAGGCAGAATACAGTATAGAAGAAGAGTTGGCCGCAACACCTGCTGACTTCTTTGTCCGCAGAACTGGACGTTTATTTTTTGATATCAATTGGGTAAAAACATATAAAGATGCCGTTATTGATTTTATGAGCGAGCGATTCCAATGGAATGAGCAGACGAAAAACAAACATACTGAAAATCTCAACAAGCTTTTACACGATGCGGTTGTGCCGCTCGAACGATAAATCATAACGGGCTGTCTCTCAGCCCGTTATTTCTTTTTACGGGCCGAAAGCGCCGGATCCAAGGATTTCAAGTGACAGAAGCACTCGCTTCATATTAAAATAACGGCATAAGCTAATACATAGGAGGACGAATATGACTTGGAGAAAAAGTTATGAACGCTGGAAACAGACAGAACATTTAGATCCGGAACTAAAAGAACGCCTTACTGAATTAGAGGGGAATGAACAGGCTCTTGAAGACTGTTTCTATAAAAACCTTGAATTCGGCACTGGCGGTATGCGCGGAGAAATCGGCGCTGGGACGAATCGGATGAATATTTACACGGTGCGCAAAGCATCAGCCGGGTTTGCGGCATACATCTCAGAGCAAGGTGAGGAAGCGAAAAAACGGGGCGTTGTCATTGCTTATGATTCCCGCCATAAATCGCCGGAGTTCGCGATGGAAGCGGCAAAAACACTTGCGACACAAGGCATCCAATCATACGTATTTGATGAGCTTCGCCCGACACCGGAGCTGTCATTCGCTGTCAGACAGCTGAACGCCTACGGGGGAATTGTGGTGACGGCAAGCCATAACCCGCCTGAATATAACGGCTACAAAGTATACGGAGATGACGGCGGCCAGCTGCCTCCAAAGGAAGCGGACATCGTCATTGAGCAGGTAAACGCGATTGAAAATGAACTGACGATCACAGTCGACACTGAAGATACATTAAAAGAAAAAGGCTTAATTAAGATCATCGGTGAAGATATTGATAAAGCCTATACAGAAAAACTGACGTCCATTTCCGTCCATCCTGAATTACCCGAAGAAGTTGATGTAAATGTTGTTTTTACACCGCTGCATGGAACGGCCAATAAGCCGGTCAGACGCGGTCTTGAAGCACTCGGCTACAATAATGTAGCGGTTGTCAAAGAACAGGAGCTGCCCGATGCAGACTTCTCTACTGTTCCCTCTCCAAACCCGGAAGAGCATGCGGCTTTCGAATATGCCATTAAACTCGGGGAAGAGCGGAACGCAGATATTCTCATCGCAACAGACCCTGACGCTGACCGTCTTGGCATAGCGGTGAAAAACGAACAAGGTAAATATACAGTGCTTACAGGAAACCAAACCGGTGCGTTGCTGCTTCATTACCTGCTTTCTGAAAAGAAAAAACAAGGCATCCTGCCTGAAAACGGTGTTGTTCTCAAAACAATTGTCACAAGTGAAATCGGGCGTGCTGTCGCTTCTTCGTTCGGTCTTGATACGATTGATACGCTCACAGGCTTCAAGTTTATCGGTGAAAAGATTAAGGAATACGAGGCGACAGGCCAGTACACCTTCCAATTCGGTTATGAAGAGAGCTACGGTTACTTAATCGGGGATTTTGCCCGCGACAAGGATGCCATTCAGGCGGCGCTCTTGGCAGTTGAGGTTTGCGCGTTCTATAAAAAACAAGGAATATCATTGTATGAAGCGCTCATTAATCTCTTTAACGAATACGGTTTTTATCGTGAAGGGCTGAAATCCCTGACGCTGAAAGGAAAACAGGGAGCAGAACAGATTGAAGCGATTTTGGCTTCCTTCAGACAAAATCCGCCGCAAAAAATGGCTGGCAAACAGGTTGTGACAGCCGAAGATTACGCAGTAAGCAAACGGATGCTTCTGACGGAAAACAAAGAAGAAGCGATCGGCTTGCCAACATCAAATGTACTGAAATACTTCTTGGAAGACGGGTCTTGGTTCTGCCTTCGTCCTTCCGGAACCGAGCCGAAGGTCAAATTCTATTTCGCCGTAAAAGGAACATCTTTAGAAGACAGTGAAAAGCTTCTTGCCGCGCTTTCTGACGATGTAATGAAGACGGTAGACGAAATTGTAGAGGCTACAGCTAAATAGTTCAAGAAAAGCTGGGTCATTTATGTGATCCGGCTTTTTTTCTCATCCAAAAGTCTGAAAGAAAATCATCCCTCAAGCGAAGTAATGAATGACATAAAACTGGTATAATCTTAGATAACAGGAGATGAATGCCGGAGTGAGTGACGTGAGCAAAACGAGGATGGAAAAATTAAAAACGCTGAAAACGATTGCGGAAACCTTAAATCAAGGACACGATGTCAAAGCAACACTGGATGAGGTGTTAAAAGAATTGCTGAGTGTAACGAACCTTCAATCGGGATGGATTTTTCTAATCGAAGAAGACGGCTCCTATACGTTAGCGGCCGACGCCTATCTGCCCCCCGCTTTAAGCCGCAAGGAAAAAGTGCTGATGTGCGAAGGAGAGTGCTACTGCCTGACGAAATTCAATAACGGAGGGCTTAGAAGGGCGGCTAATATCATGAACTGCAAACGCATAGAGTCGGCCGAAGAGCTGCACTGTTTTGACACAGAAGGGATTACGCATCATGCAACTGTGCCTTTAGAAGACGGAGACAGGAGATTCGGATTGTTAAATGTAGCCGCGGCCGGAAAAACCATGTTTGATGAGGGGGAGCTGCATTTACTCGAGTCTGTCGCCTTTCAGATCGGAACCGCGATCCAGCGCATGAATCTTTCTGAATATAAACAAAAAAATGCGCTATTAATGGAGCGCAACCGCCTCGCTCAGGAGCTCCATGATTCTGTCAATCAAATGCTGTTTTCCGTTAGTTTAACAGCCAGAGCGGCAAAGACACTCACAAAAGATGAGAATTTGCAGCAGATGATTGATTTCATTCAAAACTTATCACAGGACGCGCTCGCAGAAATGAAAGCGTTAATTTGGCAGCTTCGCCCCGGAGGGTTGGAAAAAGGGCTGTCTGAAGCCATTAAAAGCTATGGCGCGCTCATCGGATTGAATGTCATTTTCACACAAAAAGGCTGTCAGGTTCTTACTGATGAGCAGGAGCATATGCTGTGGCGTGTCGTACAGGAAGCTTTAAATAACTGCAAAAAGCATGCCGGAACTGGTACGGCGTATGTCAGTCTGACTGCTTCTTCATGCCATGCGGAGCTGGATATAATCGATCATGGGGCAGGGTTTCGCTATGAAGCGCATGCCGGTCTGCCTTCACTTGGCATCAAGGGTATGAAAGAACGGGCGGAAAAAGCCGGCGCGGAGTTTTTGATTGAGTCAGAGCTTGGAGCGGGGACAAAGGTGTCCGTCAAGCTTCCGCTAGCCAATCAGAAAGGAAGGACAATGCAATGAAAATTGTAATAGCGGATGATCACCATGTTGTCAGAAAGGGGCTTCGTTTTTTCTTTGCCACCCAAGATGATATTGAAGTTGCCGGAGAGGCCGCAACCGGAACAGAAGCTCTTCGTATCATCGGAGAAACAAAGCCCGACCTTGTGCTGATGGATCTGTCTATGCCCGAGATGGACGGAATACAAGCCATAAAAAAAGCAGTTCAGCAATTTCCAGGGGTCAAAATCATTGTGCTGACGAGCTATTCCGATCAAGATCACGTCATCCCCGCGCTTCAGGCAGGAGCGAAGGCGTATCAATTAAAGGATACGGAGCCCGAGGAATTGGTGAAAACACTTAGACAAGTGCATGGTGGAGAATACAAGCTTTCTTCAGCTATTATGCCCCATGTGCTAACACATATGAGAAATCAGCGCGATCCGGAAAAAGAAAAATTTTATCAATTAACACGAAGAGAAAAGGACGTTCTGAACGAAATTGCGAACGGAAAAAGCAATAAAGAAATCGCGGCGGCCTTGTTTATTTCAGAAAAAACAGTGAAAACCCATGTGTCGAATCTTTTAGCAAAACTTGAAGTGGCCGACCGCACGCAAGCAGCGCTTTTCGCAGTAAAATATAACCTGAATGGAGAGATCGCGACATGAACATGTTAGTTATAAATGGCACGCCCAGAAAACATGGCAGAACAAGAATTGCCGCATCCTGCATTTCAGCGCTGTATCACACGGATTTGATTGATCTAAGCGAGTTTATCTTGCCGATTTTTAACGGTGAAGCAGAGCAATCAGAACTTTTGCAGGTACAGGAGCTTAAGCAGCGCGTCACTAAAGCGGATGCGATTGTCTTATTATCGCCTGAATATCACAGCGGGATGAGCGGCGCTTTAAAAAATGCTCTGGATTTTCTAAGCAGCGAACAATTTAAATATAAGCCCGTTGCATTATTGGCAGTGGCGGGAGGCGGAAAAGGCGGCATCAACGCGCTGAACAATATGAGAACTGTGATGCGGGGTGTCTACGCCAATGTGATTCCGAAACAGCTTGTACTTGATCCAGTGCACATTGATATTGAAAAGGCTGCAGTTACGGAACCTATAAAGATCAGCATAAAAGAGCTTGTCGAAGAACTCACTATGTTTGCAAAAGCAGGAAATCCCGGCGTCTGAACGCCGGGATTTGTTTATGTGAGCAGGGCTAATTGATCTTCGTAAGTCAGCTCTGTGGCATGATCAATATAACGGAGAAGGGAATACAGCATCTTTTCAAGAACAGCGTAATCCTGTTCAAAATGATACGCGTGCAGAAAATGCTCGATTCGTTTTGATAACAAATCATCCTCTGTACGCACCATTAAAATTAATAAATTATCCCATTGGGAACGGTGGGTGTAATACAGCGCTTTATCGTAATCGGCATAATCCATGAATCGCTTCTCCTTTCTTGTGTGAGAAGTTCATGATTAGTTTATGCCGCATCCTATGTAATTGACGTTGCAAAACTTGGCGTCTGCGGCAGTACAGGGTAGCAATATGAGGGAGACATAAAATCAAAATGACTGAATGAAGCCATCGCTTTTGGAAAACCTATGAGAGAACAAATCTGGGTACAGGAGACTGAAAATATGAAATCTCTGCCGTATTCAATTGCGCTTCTTTTTTGCGGATTGATCATTGTGTCAATGGCTGCAAAAGGGCATTCAGCGGACACAAACGAGTCTGTTCAAAAGTGGGAACAGCTCGCCTGGAGCAGAATTCAGGATGAATATAAGGGCGCTTCATTTTCTGATTACGCTTATATGGGGCGGACCGAGGTGAATGATCAGCAGACAAAAGATGTCTTTCGTGTGACGGTCAGACAGAATGACGACACCTTTTCTGTTCGGGCCGAAGTCTATTTTCATCCGGTGACAAAACATATGATCAGCATTAACGTTTTTCGGCTCTAATCAAAAAACTGTACAGCCGCCAAGGCCATACAGTTTCTGTTTTAGAAATATCGTTTTGCACCGAGATAGCGCTGTTTCCAGTAAGAGTTGTTCATACTGGATATGACAACTCCGGAATCATTGGCATTAATGAATTCCCCGTTTCCGAGATAAATCCCGATATGAGAAGGGCCGGCTTTATATGTTGAAAAGAACACGAAGTCTCCGACAGCAGGCTGGCTGACAGGTTTCATTGTGTTCCAATATCCGGCTGCCGTTAATCTTGATACGGATGTGACTTTGTTTAGCGCATAGTACATGAAACCGCTGCAGTCAAATCCGGCCGGTGTCGTGCCTCCCCAGCGATACGGAACGCCAAGCTGTTCTTTAGCGGCGGCAATCATTGTGTTAATCTTCGCGCTTGTTGAGCTGGACGTGCTTGAAGAACCGGATGAGGAAGAGTGGGAAGCTTTTCCGGTAATGACCAATTTTTGGCCAACCTGCAAGACATCCGTTCTCAAATTGTTTTTCTCCCGAAT
Coding sequences:
- the glpF gene encoding glycerol uptake facilitator protein GlpF, whose protein sequence is MTAFWGEVIGTMLLIIFGAGVCAGVNLKKSLSFQSGWIVIVFGWGLGVAMAAYAVGGISGAHLNPALTIALAFVGDFPWKEVPVYIAAQMIGAIIGAVIIYLHYLPHWKSTEDPAAKLGVFSTGPSIPHTFSNVLSEVIGTFVLVLGILSIGANQFTEGLNPLIVGFLIVAIGISLGGTTGYAINPARDLGPRIAHAFLPIPGKGPSNWKYAWIPVVGPILGGSFGGVFYNAAFKGHITSSFWIVSVILVVLLLGLYGYTKTHSAKTLSNSKYI
- the glpK gene encoding glycerol kinase GlpK, whose protein sequence is METYILSLDQGTTSSRAILFNKEGKIVHSAQKEFTQYFPHPGWVEHNANEIWGSVLAVIASVISESGISASQIAGIGITNQRETAVVWDKDTGKPVYNAIVWQSRQTSGICEELREKGHNDVFREKTGLLIDPYFSGTKVKWILDNVEGAREKAEKGELMFGTIDTWLIWKMSGGKAHVTDYSNASRTLMFNIYDLKWDDELLDILDVPKSMLPEVKPSSHVYGETVDYHFFGKNIPIAGAAGDQQSALFGQACFEEGMGKNTYGTGCFMLMNTGEKAIKSEHGLLTTIAWGIDGKVEYALEGSIFVAGSAIQWLRDGLRMFKDSSLSESYAEKVDSTDGVYVVPAFVGLGTPYWDSDVRGSVFGLTRGTTKEHFIRATLEALAYQTKDVLDAMEADSNISLKTLRVDGGAVKNNFLMQFQGDLLNVPVERPEINETTALGAAYLAGIAVGFWKDRSEIANQWNLDKRFEPDFEEEKRNELYTGWQKAVKAAMAFK
- a CDS encoding GAF domain-containing sensor histidine kinase, translated to MSKTRMEKLKTLKTIAETLNQGHDVKATLDEVLKELLSVTNLQSGWIFLIEEDGSYTLAADAYLPPALSRKEKVLMCEGECYCLTKFNNGGLRRAANIMNCKRIESAEELHCFDTEGITHHATVPLEDGDRRFGLLNVAAAGKTMFDEGELHLLESVAFQIGTAIQRMNLSEYKQKNALLMERNRLAQELHDSVNQMLFSVSLTARAAKTLTKDENLQQMIDFIQNLSQDALAEMKALIWQLRPGGLEKGLSEAIKSYGALIGLNVIFTQKGCQVLTDEQEHMLWRVVQEALNNCKKHAGTGTAYVSLTASSCHAELDIIDHGAGFRYEAHAGLPSLGIKGMKERAEKAGAEFLIESELGAGTKVSVKLPLANQKGRTMQ
- a CDS encoding response regulator transcription factor, which produces MKIVIADDHHVVRKGLRFFFATQDDIEVAGEAATGTEALRIIGETKPDLVLMDLSMPEMDGIQAIKKAVQQFPGVKIIVLTSYSDQDHVIPALQAGAKAYQLKDTEPEELVKTLRQVHGGEYKLSSAIMPHVLTHMRNQRDPEKEKFYQLTRREKDVLNEIANGKSNKEIAAALFISEKTVKTHVSNLLAKLEVADRTQAALFAVKYNLNGEIAT
- a CDS encoding aspartate aminotransferase family protein: MEMMGMENIQQHQGLKQKDEQFVWHAMKGAHQADSLIAQKAEGAWVTDIDGRRYLDAMSGLWCVNIGYGRTELAEAAYEQLKELPYYPLTQSHAPAIQLAEKLNEWLGGDYVIFFSNSGSEANETAFKIARQYHLQNGGHSRYKFISRYRAYHGNTLGALSATGQAQRKYKYEPLSQGFLHAAPPDVYRNPEDADTLESANEIDRIMTWELSETIAGVIMEPIITGGGILMPPDGYMKRVEDICRRHGALLICDEVICGFGRTGEPFGFMHYGVKPDIITMAKGITSAYLPLSATAVKRDIFEAYQGEAPYDRFRHVNTFGGSPAACAVALKNLQIMEDEQLTQRSRDLGAKLLGELQVLREHPAVGDVRGKGLLIGIELVKDQLTKEPADVDKVNQVVAACKEKGLIIGKNGDTVAGYNNVIQLAPPFCLTEEDLSFIVKTVKESFQTM
- the glpD gene encoding glycerol-3-phosphate dehydrogenase, translated to MMKHQFSSLERDRMLTDMTKKTYDLFIIGGGITGAGTALDAASRGMKVALSEMQDFAAGTSSRSTKLVHGGLRYLKQFEVKMVAEVGKERAIVYENGPHVTTPEWMLLPFHKGGTFGSFTTSIGLRVYDFLAGVKKSERRSMLSAKETLQKEPLVKKDGLKGGGYYVEYRTDDARLTIEVMKEAVKFGAEPVNYSKVKELLYEKGKAVGVLIEDMLTKKEYKVYAKKIVNATGPWVDQLREKDHSNNGKHLQHTKGIHLVFDQSVFPLKQAVYFDTPDGRMVFAIPREGKTYVGTTDTVYKEALEHPRMTTEDRDYVISSINYMFPELKITVNDIESSWAGLRPLIHEEGKDPSEISRKDEIWTSDSGLITIAGGKLTGYRKMAEHIVDLVNDRLKEEGEKDFGPCKTKNMPISGGHVGGSKNLISFVTAKTKEGIAAGLSEKDAKQLAIRYGSNVERVFNRVEALKDEAAKRHIPVHILAEAEYSIEEELAATPADFFVRRTGRLFFDINWVKTYKDAVIDFMSERFQWNEQTKNKHTENLNKLLHDAVVPLER
- the pgcA gene encoding phosphoglucomutase, whose translation is MTWRKSYERWKQTEHLDPELKERLTELEGNEQALEDCFYKNLEFGTGGMRGEIGAGTNRMNIYTVRKASAGFAAYISEQGEEAKKRGVVIAYDSRHKSPEFAMEAAKTLATQGIQSYVFDELRPTPELSFAVRQLNAYGGIVVTASHNPPEYNGYKVYGDDGGQLPPKEADIVIEQVNAIENELTITVDTEDTLKEKGLIKIIGEDIDKAYTEKLTSISVHPELPEEVDVNVVFTPLHGTANKPVRRGLEALGYNNVAVVKEQELPDADFSTVPSPNPEEHAAFEYAIKLGEERNADILIATDPDADRLGIAVKNEQGKYTVLTGNQTGALLLHYLLSEKKKQGILPENGVVLKTIVTSEIGRAVASSFGLDTIDTLTGFKFIGEKIKEYEATGQYTFQFGYEESYGYLIGDFARDKDAIQAALLAVEVCAFYKKQGISLYEALINLFNEYGFYREGLKSLTLKGKQGAEQIEAILASFRQNPPQKMAGKQVVTAEDYAVSKRMLLTENKEEAIGLPTSNVLKYFLEDGSWFCLRPSGTEPKVKFYFAVKGTSLEDSEKLLAALSDDVMKTVDEIVEATAK
- the glpP gene encoding glycerol uptake operon antiterminator GlpP; translated protein: MMSFHNQPILPAIRNMKQFDEFLNSSFSYGVILDIHLGQLKGVIREAQKHGKNMMVHVDLIQGIKHDEYGAEFICQDIKPAGIISTRSSVIAKAKQKKIYAIQRLFLLDTSAMEKSMEFVGKHKPDFIEVLPGIVPSLIQEIKEKTGIPIFAGGFIRTEEDVERALKAGAVAVTTSNTKLWKKYENFLTEID